The Henckelia pumila isolate YLH828 chromosome 2, ASM3356847v2, whole genome shotgun sequence genome includes a window with the following:
- the LOC140881864 gene encoding stress-related protein, whose amino-acid sequence MAQEDSSPQSNSVEKESEEKRLKYLEFVQVATLHALICASRLYNFAKEKSGPLKPGIHSVEDTVKNVVSPVYDKYHDLPIEVLMFVDRKVDESVIKVQSSVPTTLKQVSTQAIDTAQRAPQAARSVLADVKNTGMVETASGIAKTVYTKCEPTAKYMYTKYEPVAEQCAVSAWQSLNKLPLFPRVAQAVAPTASYCTEKYNQAVQVSAEKGFKVASFLPLVPTEKIAKMLNTGNMAEPLVSGVH is encoded by the exons ATGGCACAAGAAGATTCCAGCCCCCAATCTAATTCC GTGGAGAAGGAGAGCGAGGAGAAGAGGCTCAAGTACCTTGAATTCGTGCAAGTGGCGACCCTCCATGCCCTGATTTGCGCCTCGAGGCTTTACAATTTCGCTAAGGAAAAGTCGGGCCCTTTGAAGCCCGGGATCCATTCCGTCGAGGATACCGTCAAAAACGTCGTCTCCCCTGTTTACGACAAATATCATGATCTCCCTATCGAGGTCCTCATGTTTGTCGATCGCAAG GTCGACGAATCTGTGATCAAAGTGCAGAGTAGTGTACCCACAACTCTGAAGCAAGTATCGACCCAAGCAATCGACACGGCTCAGAGAGCTCCACAGGCTGCTCGTTCAGTCCTGGCAGATGTCAAGAATACCGGCATGGTGGAGACTGCCTCGGGGATTGCAAAAACTGTGTACACAAAGTGCGAGCCTACCGCCAAGTACATGTACACAAAGTACGAACCCGTGGCGGAGCAGTGTGCTGTGTCCGCATGGCAATCCCTGAACAAGCTGCCACTCTTCCCTCGAGTGGCTCAAGCTGTTGCTCCGACAGCCAGTTACTGCACGGAGAAGTATAATCAAGCCGTTCAAGTTTCAGCTGAGAAAGGGTTCAAGGTTGCTTCGTTTCTCCCATTGGTACCCACCGAGAAGATTGCTAAGATGCTTAATACCGGAAACATGGCGGAGCCTTTGGTTTCTGGTGTCCATTGA